Proteins from a genomic interval of Flammeovirgaceae bacterium SG7u.111:
- a CDS encoding DUF3347 domain-containing protein yields the protein MKLVTKHVHITILGLLIGMGLVGCDKKVQEGAETAAHDHDGHDHDHAAEEAEMQEVASSDSKLLVSYFALKDALVATDVEAATAAAKELAENSDNIIKSSAEAVASVSDVEAQRIAFESVSKEVYKYVKAQGSNIDVYKQYCPMAFNNTGAFWLSDKEEVLNPYFGDKMLKCGKVEEVIASK from the coding sequence ATGAAATTGGTCACAAAACATGTACACATAACTATTCTAGGGCTGCTTATCGGCATGGGCTTAGTAGGATGTGACAAAAAAGTACAAGAAGGAGCTGAGACGGCTGCTCACGATCATGATGGGCATGACCACGACCATGCAGCAGAAGAAGCTGAAATGCAAGAAGTTGCCAGCTCTGATTCTAAGCTGTTGGTTAGCTATTTTGCCTTAAAAGATGCATTAGTGGCTACCGATGTAGAAGCGGCGACAGCAGCAGCAAAAGAACTAGCAGAAAATTCAGATAATATCATTAAATCCAGTGCAGAAGCGGTTGCTTCGGTAAGCGATGTGGAAGCGCAAAGAATCGCTTTCGAGTCGGTTTCGAAAGAAGTGTATAAATATGTGAAGGCACAAGGCTCTAACATAGATGTGTATAAGCAGTATTGCCCAATGGCTTTCAACAATACGGGAGCTTTTTGGCTAAGCGATAAAGAGGAAGTATTGAATCCTTACTTTGGCGATAAAATGCTAAAATGCGGTAAGGTAGAAGAGGTGATAGCTTCTAAGTAA